The following proteins come from a genomic window of Pseudomonas sp. MAG733B:
- a CDS encoding SurA N-terminal domain-containing protein — translation MLQNIRDNSQGWIAKTIIGVIVALMALTGFDAIFQATTHKNEAAKVNGDEISQNELSQAVDMQRRQLMQQLGKDFDASLLDEKMLRESALKGLIDRKLLLQGAENSKFAFSEAALDQVILQTPEFQVDGKFSPERFDQVIRQLGYSRMQFRQMLAQEMLIGQLRAGLAGSGFVTDAQVLAFARLEKQTRDFASLNIKVDPAAVKLTDDEVKAYYDEHAKEFMTPDQVVIDYLELKKASFFDQVSVKDEDLQAAYQKEIANLSEQRRAAHILIEVNDKTTEAQAKAKIEEIRARLAKGEKFEALAKEFSQDPGSANNGGDLGYAGPGVYDPVFEKSLYSLAKDQVSEPVRTDFGFHLIKLLGVEAPEVPTFASLKGKLTRDLKTAQVEQRFVEATKQLEDASFEASDLAQPAQDLKLTVHTSAPFGREGGEGIAANRAVITAAFSPEVLDEGANSTAIELDPETVIVLRAKEHLKPTQLPLESVAGPIRAQLAKEHAIAAAKTHADELIASLREGKSPLDKPIDGQSWKVTEAATRAQEGVDPAVLQALFRMPKPAAKDKPTFTSVTLADGNLVIVRLNGVNEAASPTEEEKAQYRRFLASRVGQQDFAAYRKQLESQADIKRF, via the coding sequence ATGCTGCAGAATATCAGGGACAATTCACAAGGCTGGATTGCCAAGACCATTATCGGGGTCATCGTTGCACTGATGGCTTTGACCGGTTTCGACGCCATTTTTCAGGCCACGACGCACAAGAACGAGGCGGCGAAGGTCAATGGTGACGAAATCAGCCAGAACGAGCTGAGCCAGGCGGTCGATATGCAACGCCGTCAACTCATGCAACAGCTGGGCAAGGATTTCGATGCTTCCTTGCTCGACGAAAAAATGCTGCGCGAATCGGCCCTCAAAGGCCTGATCGATCGCAAACTGCTGCTGCAAGGCGCAGAAAACTCCAAGTTCGCCTTCTCCGAAGCGGCGCTGGACCAGGTCATCCTGCAAACTCCTGAATTTCAGGTCGATGGCAAGTTCAGTCCTGAGCGTTTCGACCAGGTAATTCGTCAACTCGGCTACAGCCGTATGCAGTTCCGCCAGATGCTGGCCCAGGAAATGCTGATCGGCCAGTTGCGCGCCGGTCTGGCGGGTAGCGGTTTCGTCACTGACGCACAGGTTCTGGCTTTCGCCCGTCTGGAGAAACAGACCCGCGATTTCGCCTCCCTGAACATCAAGGTTGACCCGGCAGCGGTGAAGCTGACTGATGACGAAGTCAAAGCCTATTACGACGAACACGCCAAGGAATTCATGACACCGGATCAGGTGGTCATCGATTATCTGGAGTTGAAGAAGGCTTCCTTCTTTGATCAGGTCAGCGTCAAGGACGAAGACCTGCAAGCGGCGTATCAGAAAGAAATCGCCAACCTGTCCGAGCAACGCCGGGCTGCGCACATTCTGATCGAAGTGAACGACAAGACCACCGAAGCGCAGGCCAAGGCCAAGATCGAAGAGATCCGGGCGCGTCTGGCCAAAGGCGAGAAGTTCGAGGCCCTGGCCAAGGAGTTCTCCCAGGATCCGGGTTCGGCGAACAATGGCGGCGATCTCGGTTACGCAGGTCCTGGTGTCTATGACCCGGTATTCGAGAAGTCCCTGTATTCGCTGGCCAAGGATCAGGTTTCCGAGCCGGTTCGCACCGACTTCGGTTTCCACCTGATCAAGCTGCTGGGCGTGGAAGCGCCTGAAGTACCGACGTTCGCCAGCCTGAAAGGCAAGCTGACCCGCGACTTGAAGACCGCGCAGGTTGAGCAGCGATTCGTCGAGGCGACCAAGCAATTGGAGGACGCCTCGTTCGAAGCTTCCGACCTGGCCCAGCCGGCGCAAGACTTGAAGTTGACCGTTCACACCTCCGCGCCGTTCGGCCGTGAAGGTGGCGAAGGCATTGCGGCCAACCGTGCCGTGATCACCGCAGCGTTCAGCCCGGAAGTGCTGGATGAAGGTGCCAACAGCACCGCCATCGAGCTCGATCCGGAAACCGTAATCGTGTTGCGCGCCAAGGAACACCTCAAGCCAACGCAATTGCCGCTGGAAAGCGTCGCGGGCCCGATCCGGGCGCAATTGGCCAAGGAACACGCCATTGCGGCTGCCAAGACCCATGCTGATGAGTTGATTGCCAGCCTGCGCGAAGGCAAGTCGCCACTGGACAAGCCAATTGACGGTCAGAGCTGGAAGGTTACCGAAGCCGCGACTCGCGCTCAGGAAGGGGTTGACCCGGCTGTACTGCAAGCGCTGTTCCGCATGCCCAAGCCTGCCGCCAAGGACAAGCCGACGTTCACCAGCGTGACTCTGGCCGACGGCAACCTGGTGATCGTGCGCCTGAACGGTGTCAACGAAGCCGCATCGCCGACTGAAGAAGAGAAGGCTCAATACCGTCGCTTCCTCGCTTCGCGCGTTGGCCAGCAAGACTTTGCGGCCTACCGCAAGCAGCTGGAAAGCCAGGCCGACATCAAGCGTTTCTGA
- a CDS encoding HU family DNA-binding protein, with amino-acid sequence MNKSELIDAIAASADIPKAAAGRALDAVIESVTGALKAGDSVVLVGFGTFSVTDRPARIGRNPQTGKTLEIAAAKKPGFKAGKALKEAVN; translated from the coding sequence GTGAACAAGTCGGAACTGATTGATGCTATCGCTGCATCCGCTGATATCCCGAAAGCTGCTGCTGGCCGTGCGCTGGACGCTGTAATCGAATCCGTCACTGGCGCTCTCAAGGCTGGCGACTCCGTTGTTCTGGTTGGTTTCGGTACTTTCTCCGTAACTGATCGTCCAGCTCGCATTGGTCGTAACCCACAGACCGGTAAGACGCTGGAAATTGCAGCAGCCAAAAAACCAGGTTTCAAAGCCGGTAAAGCACTGAAAGAAGCTGTCAACTAA
- the lon gene encoding endopeptidase La, translated as MKTTIELPLLPLRDVVVYPHMVIPLFVGREKSIEALEAAMTGDKQILLLAQRNPADDDPGEDALYRVGTIATVLQLLKLPDGTVKVLVEGEQRGAVERFSEVDGHCRAEVSLIDEVDAPERESEVFVRSLLSQFEQYVQLGKKVPAEVLSSLNSIDEPGRLVDTMAAHMALKIEQKQEILEIIDLSARVEHVLALLDAEIDLLQVEKRIRGRVKKQMERSQREYYLNEQMKAIQKELGDSDEGHNEVEELKKRIDAAGLPKDALAKATAELNKLKQMSPMSAEATVVRSYIDWLVQVPWKAQSKVRLDLARAEDILDADHYGLEEVKERILEYLAVQKRVKKIRGPVLCLVGPPGVGKTSLAESIAHATNRKFVRMALGGVRDEAEIRGHRRTYIGSMPGRLIQKMTKVGVRNPLFLLDEIDKMGSDMRGDPASALLEVLDPEQNHNFNDHYLEVDYDLSDVMFLCTSNSMNIPPALLDRMEVIRLPGYTEDEKINIAVKYLSPKQITANGLKKGELEFDAEAIRDIIRYYTREAGVRGLERQIAKVCRKAVKEHALEKRFSVKVTADDLEHYLGVRKFRYGLAEQQDQIGQVTGLAWTQVGGELLTIEAAVVPGKGQLIKTGSLGDVMVESITAALTVVRSRAKSLGIPLDFHEKRDTHIHMPEGATPKDGPSAGVGMCTALVSALTGIPVRADVAMTGEITLRGQVLAIGGLKEKLLAAHRGGIKTVIIPEENVRDLKEIPDNIKQDLQIKPVKWIDEVLQIALQYAPEPLPDVAPEIVAKDEKRESDSKERISTH; from the coding sequence ATGAAGACAACCATCGAATTGCCTCTCCTGCCATTGCGTGATGTCGTGGTTTATCCGCACATGGTTATCCCGCTGTTCGTGGGGCGCGAGAAATCCATCGAAGCTCTCGAAGCAGCGATGACGGGCGACAAGCAGATCCTTCTGCTGGCTCAGAGAAACCCTGCTGACGACGATCCCGGTGAAGACGCACTTTATCGCGTAGGTACGATAGCGACCGTTCTGCAGCTGCTGAAGCTGCCTGACGGCACGGTAAAAGTTCTGGTCGAAGGCGAGCAGCGGGGCGCCGTGGAGCGCTTCAGCGAAGTGGACGGCCATTGCCGTGCCGAAGTCTCGTTGATCGACGAAGTCGACGCGCCAGAGCGCGAGTCGGAAGTGTTTGTCCGCAGCCTGCTGTCGCAGTTCGAACAATATGTGCAGCTGGGCAAGAAAGTCCCGGCTGAAGTTCTGTCGTCGCTCAACAGCATCGACGAGCCTGGCCGCCTGGTCGACACCATGGCCGCGCACATGGCCCTGAAGATCGAGCAGAAGCAGGAAATCCTCGAAATCATCGATTTGTCGGCCCGGGTCGAGCACGTCCTGGCGTTGCTGGATGCCGAGATCGATCTGCTGCAAGTCGAAAAACGCATTCGCGGTCGCGTCAAAAAGCAAATGGAGCGCAGTCAGCGCGAGTACTACTTGAATGAGCAGATGAAGGCCATTCAGAAAGAGCTCGGCGACAGCGACGAAGGGCATAACGAAGTCGAAGAGCTGAAAAAGCGCATCGATGCCGCCGGCCTGCCAAAAGACGCGCTCGCCAAGGCTACGGCCGAACTGAACAAGCTAAAGCAAATGTCGCCAATGTCCGCGGAAGCGACCGTGGTGCGTTCGTACATCGACTGGCTGGTTCAGGTGCCGTGGAAGGCTCAGAGCAAGGTGCGTCTGGACCTGGCGCGCGCAGAAGACATTCTCGACGCCGACCACTATGGTCTGGAAGAAGTCAAAGAGCGGATTCTCGAATACCTCGCCGTGCAAAAGCGCGTGAAGAAGATTCGTGGTCCGGTGTTGTGCCTGGTAGGGCCTCCGGGGGTGGGTAAAACCTCTCTGGCGGAGTCGATCGCGCACGCCACCAACCGTAAATTCGTGCGCATGGCCCTTGGCGGTGTGCGTGATGAAGCGGAAATTCGTGGTCATCGCCGTACCTACATCGGTTCGATGCCCGGAAGATTGATTCAAAAGATGACAAAGGTGGGCGTCCGTAACCCGCTGTTCCTGCTCGATGAAATCGACAAAATGGGCAGCGACATGCGTGGCGATCCGGCGTCGGCGTTGCTGGAAGTGCTTGATCCCGAGCAGAACCACAACTTCAACGATCACTATCTGGAAGTCGACTACGACCTGTCGGATGTGATGTTCCTGTGCACCTCGAACTCCATGAACATTCCACCGGCGCTGCTGGACCGGATGGAAGTGATTCGTCTGCCGGGCTACACCGAAGACGAGAAGATCAACATTGCCGTCAAATACCTTTCGCCGAAGCAGATCACGGCCAACGGTTTGAAGAAAGGCGAGCTGGAATTCGACGCCGAAGCGATCCGCGACATCATCCGCTACTACACCCGCGAAGCCGGTGTGCGTGGGCTGGAGCGCCAGATTGCCAAGGTTTGCCGCAAGGCGGTCAAAGAGCATGCGCTGGAAAAACGCTTCTCGGTGAAGGTCACTGCGGACGATCTGGAACACTACCTGGGCGTGCGTAAATTCCGCTACGGCCTGGCTGAGCAGCAGGATCAGATCGGTCAGGTAACCGGGTTGGCGTGGACTCAGGTGGGCGGCGAATTGCTGACCATCGAAGCCGCTGTCGTGCCGGGCAAAGGCCAGCTGATCAAGACTGGTTCCCTGGGCGACGTGATGGTCGAATCGATCACCGCAGCCCTGACGGTTGTGCGCAGCCGCGCGAAGAGCCTGGGCATTCCCCTGGACTTCCACGAGAAGCGTGACACCCACATCCACATGCCGGAAGGGGCGACGCCGAAAGACGGCCCTAGCGCCGGTGTAGGCATGTGCACGGCGCTGGTGTCGGCATTGACCGGCATTCCGGTGCGTGCGGACGTAGCCATGACCGGTGAAATCACCTTGCGTGGTCAAGTGCTGGCGATCGGTGGTTTGAAAGAAAAACTGCTCGCTGCTCACCGCGGTGGAATCAAGACCGTGATCATTCCTGAAGAGAATGTTCGCGATCTGAAGGAGATTCCTGACAATATCAAGCAAGATCTCCAGATTAAACCGGTTAAATGGATTGACGAGGTCCTGCAAATTGCGCTGCAATACGCGCCGGAGCCCTTGCCGGATGTGGCTCCGGAGATTGTCGCGAAGGATGAAAAACGCGAGTCCGATTCTAAGGAAAGAATTAGCACGCATTAG